One Novosphingobium sp. 9U genomic window, AACGCGCATCCGCGTTGGCGGCTGGTCGTCGCCGGCAATCGCGACGAGTTCCACGCCCGCCCCGCCGCACCGCTCGCGCGCTGGGATAGCGGCATCTTGGCCGGCCGCGATCTCACCGGCGGCGGCACCTGGTTGGGCGTGCATGAGGCCGGCCGCTTCGCGCTCGTCACCAACTTCCGCCAGCCGGAAGGTCCACGGGCAAACCGGCCTTCACGCGGGAAGATGGTGGCGGACCTGTTGCAGGGCCGCACGCCCGAGCACCTTGCCGAGATGAACACCTTCAACGTCATCCACTCGGACGGCGATCAAGCAGGCTTTCTTACCAACCACCCCGAAGTGCGCTTCGTGCCCTTGGCGAGCGGCATCCACGGCTTGTCAAACGGTGGCTTCCACGACCGCTGGCCCAAGACGCTTCAGCTGGAGACGGCGCTCGCCGGGTGGCTCAACGAGGAAGCGGGCGATCCGGCGCTGCTCCTTGATGCTCTGCGCGCGGAGACGCCCGACCCTGCGCTCGCCCGACCGAGCGAAGGACCGGAGCCCCGCTTCGCGCCGGTGTTCATCCGCGACGAAACTTACGGGACGCGGTGTTCAACGGTGATCGCGGTCGACCTCCAGGGCTTCGGAACGGTGATCGAGCGCCGCTTCGACCCACAAGGCGCGGCAACAGGGGACACCCGGCTGGACTTTCGCTGGCCCGCCCCTTAGCGGCTCCCCGCAATCTTAGAGGAGTTCGCCATGGTCCCCCGCTACGCCCGCCCCGCGATGACCGCGATCTGGGAGCCCGAGGCGCGCTACCGCATCTGGTTCGAGGTCGAGGCGCACGCGGCGGTGAAGATGGGCGAGCTCGGCGTCGTGCCGCCCAGCGCCGGTCAGGCCCTGTGGGACTGGTGGGCGACCAACCCGACGATCGACGTCGCCGCCATCGACGCGATCGAAGCGGTGACCAAGCATGACGTCATCGCTTTCCTGGACTGGGTGGCGCAGCAGGTCGGCCCCGAAGCGCGCTTCATGCACCAGGGCATGACCAGCTCCGACGTGCTCGACACCACGCTCAACGTCCAGCTGGCGCGGGCCGCCGACTTGCTGCTGGAAGACCTCGACCAGCTGCTCGCCGCGCTCCAGCGCCGGGCCGAGGAGCACAAGTACACCCCCACGATCGGCCGTAGCCACGGCATCCATGCCGAGCCGGTGACCTTCGGCCTCAAGCTGGCGCAGGCCTATGCCGAATTCGCCCGCTGCCGCAAGCGCCTGGTCGCCGCGCGCGAGGAGATCGCGACGTGCGCGATCTCGGGCGCGGTCGGCACGTTCGCCAACGTCGATCCGTCAGTGGAGGAATACGTCGCGGAGAAAATGGGCTTGGAGGTCGAGCCGATCTCCACCCAGGTCATCCCGCGCGACCGTCACGCGATGTTCTTCTCGGTGCTCGCCGTGATTGCCAGCTCGATCGAGCGCCTCGCCATCGAGGTCCGCCACCTGCAGCGCACCGAAGTGCTGGAGGCTGAAGAATACTTCTCGCCCGGCCAGAAGGGTTCGAGCGCGATGCCGCACAAGCGCAACCCGGTGCTGACCGAAAATCTCACGGGCCAGGCACGCATGATCCGCTCCTACGCGCTGCCCGCCATGGAGAACGTGGCGCTGTGGCATGAGCGGGACATCTCGCACTCGTCGGTAGAGCGGTTCATCGGCCCCGACGCGACGATCACCCTGGACTTCGCGCTGGCGCGGCTCACCGGCGTAATCGACAAGCTGCTGATCTACCCCGAGCGCATGCAGAAGAACCTCGACCGCATGGGCGGCCTGGTCCACTCGCAGCGGGTGCTGCTGGCGCTGACCCAGGCCGGTCTCAGCCGCGACGAGAGCTATCGCCTGGTGCAGCGCAACGCCATGAAGGTGTGGGAATCGGACGGCCAGCTCTCACTGCTCGAACTGCTCAAGGCCGATCCCGAAGTCGCCGCCGCACTGCCCGCCGCAACGATCGAGGACAAGTTCAACCTCGACTACCACTTCAAAGAAGTGGACCGCATCTTTGCGCGCGTGTTCGGGGCTGACTGACCTTCGCGCAACGGGCGCCGCCCAAGGGGCAAGGATCAATCCGCAGCCTCAGGCTTTCCTCCCGCACCAAACCGTCCTAGCATCGCCGCCAAGCGCGGGAGGGGAGCAAACGCATGCAGATCATCCGCACGATCTTCTGGGTCATCCTGACCGCCATCCTGGTCGCCTTTATCGCCATGAACTGGACCCGGGTGCCGGTGAACATCTGGCCGGTCGAGGGCGGCAACTACCTCCACTTCGAATGGCCGGTCGGCGTAATTGCGCTGGTGTTCTTCCTGGCCGGCGCGCTGCCGATGTGGCTGGTGCACCGCGCCGGACGCTGGCGCCTCAACCGCCGCATCCACTCGCTGGAGAACACCGTCGCCACCACGAGCGCTCCGGTGAGTACCGCGCCGGTCGTCACCCATGAGCCTGCGCCGGTCATCACGACCGAGCCGGTGCCGCCGCGCACCACACCGCTCGACCCGCTACCCTGACTTCTGCGAAAGCCATCGATGAACCACAATCCCGTCTATCTCGCCCTCGACCTGCCGCGCCTGGATGCCGCCGAGGCACTCGCTCGCAAGGTCTCGGGGCACATTGGCGGGATCAAGCTGGGACTCGAGTTCTTCTGCGCACATGGGCACCACGGCGTGTTGGAGATGCACAAGGTCGGCCTGCCGATCTTCCTCGACCTCAAGCTGCACGACATCCCCAACACCGTCGCCTCGGCCATGCAGGCGATCCACGTGCTGGAGCCCTCGATCGTAACGATTCACGCGGCGGGCGGCCGCGCGATGATGGAGGATGCCAAGGCTGCCGCGGGCGAGCGCTGCAAGGTCGTTGCAGTGACGGTGCTGACCAGCCTGGACGAGGGTGACCTATCCGCAACCGGCGTCGGGGGCACTGCGCACGATCAGGCGCTCCGCCTCGCCGAACTGGCGCACTCGGCCGGGCTCGACGGGATCGTGTGCTCGGGCCAGGAGGTCGCCGGAGTCCGCAAGCAGTGGAAGGACGGCTTCTTCGTGGTACCCGGCCTCCGCCCCGCCAACGGCAAGTCCAACGGCGACCAAAAGCGCACGGTCACTCCGCGCGAGGCCCGCGACGCTGGCGCCTCTGTGCTGGTGGTCGGCCGCCCGATCAGCCGGGCGGAGGACCCCTTGGCGGCGGCGATCGCGATCGAGGCGACGCTTTAGCTCACGCGTCCTCTCAGGACGACGTAGGCTCAACAAAGATCAACCTGCTTCACTCAGTTCATCCTTGCGCAACCTCGTTTCATCCAGATCGTTCGGCACCCCGAGAGGATGAAAGGACACCGTTGATGAAGCAGTTCACCTACGCCGCAGCAGCCGCTCTGGCTGCGATTGCGACGCCGGCGCTGGCGCAAGTCTCCGTGTCGCCCACGCTCGCGCCCGGCCACACGCTGCTGACGGTCAGCGCCGAGGGCACTTCGACGCAGCAGCCCGACCTCGCCCTGTTCAACGCCGGTGTGACCACGCAAGGCGACAGCGCCAGCGCCGCCTTGGCCGAGAATTCGCGCAAGATGACGCAGGTCATCGCCGCGCTGAAGCGGGCCGGCGTGGCGGATCGTGACATTCAGACCAGCAACCTCAACCTCAATCCCGTCTACGCGCAGCCGCGCCGCCTGCCCGATGGCAGCGTCGAGGAGCAGACGCAGAAGATCGTCGGCTACCAGGTGAGCAACCAGGTTTCGGTCAAGCAGCGCAAGCTGGACGATTATGGCAAGGTCATTGACGCGCTGGTCGCCTCGGGCGCCAACCAGGTCAACGGCCCCAATTTCATGCTGGGCAAGCCGCAGGGCGCGTTGGACGAAGCCCGGAACGCCGCGATCAAGACCGCGCGTGAGCGGGCCCAGCTCTATGCCCAGGCGGCGGGCCTGCGCGTCGTCGGCATCCTCTCGATCAGCGAGAGCGGTGGCTATGCGCCGCAGCCAGTGATGTTCCGCCGCTCGGCGATGATGGATGTGGCTGCTGCTCCCCCGCCCGCGCCGATCATGGCCGGCGAGTTGGAAAGCAACGTCAACGTGACGGTGCAGTTCGAACTCGCGCAGTA contains:
- a CDS encoding SIMPL domain-containing protein is translated as MKQFTYAAAAALAAIATPALAQVSVSPTLAPGHTLLTVSAEGTSTQQPDLALFNAGVTTQGDSASAALAENSRKMTQVIAALKRAGVADRDIQTSNLNLNPVYAQPRRLPDGSVEEQTQKIVGYQVSNQVSVKQRKLDDYGKVIDALVASGANQVNGPNFMLGKPQGALDEARNAAIKTARERAQLYAQAAGLRVVGILSISESGGYAPQPVMFRRSAMMDVAAAPPPAPIMAGELESNVNVTVQFELAQ
- the pyrF gene encoding orotidine-5'-phosphate decarboxylase, which encodes MNHNPVYLALDLPRLDAAEALARKVSGHIGGIKLGLEFFCAHGHHGVLEMHKVGLPIFLDLKLHDIPNTVASAMQAIHVLEPSIVTIHAAGGRAMMEDAKAAAGERCKVVAVTVLTSLDEGDLSATGVGGTAHDQALRLAELAHSAGLDGIVCSGQEVAGVRKQWKDGFFVVPGLRPANGKSNGDQKRTVTPREARDAGASVLVVGRPISRAEDPLAAAIAIEATL
- a CDS encoding lipopolysaccharide assembly protein LapA domain-containing protein, which gives rise to MQIIRTIFWVILTAILVAFIAMNWTRVPVNIWPVEGGNYLHFEWPVGVIALVFFLAGALPMWLVHRAGRWRLNRRIHSLENTVATTSAPVSTAPVVTHEPAPVITTEPVPPRTTPLDPLP
- a CDS encoding NRDE family protein encodes the protein MCVAAVAWNAHPRWRLVVAGNRDEFHARPAAPLARWDSGILAGRDLTGGGTWLGVHEAGRFALVTNFRQPEGPRANRPSRGKMVADLLQGRTPEHLAEMNTFNVIHSDGDQAGFLTNHPEVRFVPLASGIHGLSNGGFHDRWPKTLQLETALAGWLNEEAGDPALLLDALRAETPDPALARPSEGPEPRFAPVFIRDETYGTRCSTVIAVDLQGFGTVIERRFDPQGAATGDTRLDFRWPAP
- the purB gene encoding adenylosuccinate lyase → MVPRYARPAMTAIWEPEARYRIWFEVEAHAAVKMGELGVVPPSAGQALWDWWATNPTIDVAAIDAIEAVTKHDVIAFLDWVAQQVGPEARFMHQGMTSSDVLDTTLNVQLARAADLLLEDLDQLLAALQRRAEEHKYTPTIGRSHGIHAEPVTFGLKLAQAYAEFARCRKRLVAAREEIATCAISGAVGTFANVDPSVEEYVAEKMGLEVEPISTQVIPRDRHAMFFSVLAVIASSIERLAIEVRHLQRTEVLEAEEYFSPGQKGSSAMPHKRNPVLTENLTGQARMIRSYALPAMENVALWHERDISHSSVERFIGPDATITLDFALARLTGVIDKLLIYPERMQKNLDRMGGLVHSQRVLLALTQAGLSRDESYRLVQRNAMKVWESDGQLSLLELLKADPEVAAALPAATIEDKFNLDYHFKEVDRIFARVFGAD